GATCCATGCGCAGCCGTGACCTGATAGACCTGCTCGTATTGGCCGCCGTCTGGGGCGGCTCCTTCCTGTTCATGCGCATCGGGGTCCCGGAGTTCGGGCCTGCTCCCTTGATGGAACTGCGGGTAGGCCTGGCGGCGCTGGCGCTGCTGGCCGTGCTGGCGTGGCGCGGCGGAATACGAGCGATGTTGCGGCATTGGAAGCCGATACTCTGGGTCGGCGCCTTCAACGCCGCCCTGCCCTTTCTCCTGTATGGCTACGCGGCTCAGCGGCTGGGCGCGGGTTTCCTTTCCGTATCGAACGCCGTGACGCCGATGTGGGGCGCGGTGATAGGCTGGATATGGCTGCGCGACCGTTTGCCGGCCGGCAGGGTGGCGGGACTGGCCATCGGATTCATGGGCATCGTGGTGCTGGTCTGGGACAAGTTCGATTTCAGCGACGGCGGGACGGGCTTGCCGGTGATCGCCGCCTTGTTGGCGCCGCTGTGCTACGGCGTGGCCGCCAACAGCACCAAGCGCTACCTGGCGGGTGTGGATGCGCTGAGCGGCGCGACCGGCAGCATGGTCAGCGCGGCCCTGCTGTTGATGCCGTTCGCGATCTGGACGTGGCCAGCGGAGCCGGTTTCGGCCCAGGCCTGGGCGGCGACGATCGCCCTGGCGCTGGTGTGCACCGCGATCGCCTATGTGATGTTCTTCCGGCTCATCGCCAGCGTGGGCCCGACCGCCGCCGTCAGCGTCACTTTCCTGGTGCCCGTGTTCGGGGTGCTATGGGGCACGCTGCTGCTGGATGAAACCGTGACCGCGACGATGCTGCTGGGCGCCGCGGTCATCCTGGTCGGCACGGCGCTGTCGCTGGGCCTGGTGGGACGGCCCAGGACCGCGCGCGCGTAGACGAGCCGGGGTTCCCCCCACCGCTGCGCGTGCAGCGGGGCCCGGGGAACGAGCACCGACGGCGCAGCGGCGCCAATGCCCGCTACACCCGCTCGAATATCCCGGCCGCCCCCATTCCGGTGCCCACGCACATCGTCACCATCCCGTATTTCGCCTGCCGCCGCCGCAGGCCGTGGACGACGGTCGCGGCACGGATGGCGCCGGTGGCGCCCAGGGGGTGGCCCAAGGCAATCGCACCGCCGAGGGGATTCACCTTCTCCGGATCCAGTCCCAGATCGCCGATGACCGCCAGCGATTGCGCGGCGAAGGCCTCGTTCAGCTCGATCCAGTCGATATCCTGCTGGCTCAGGCCAGCCTGCTTGAGTACGGCCGGGATGGCCTCGCGCGGGCCGATGCCCATAAGTTCGGGCGCCACGCCGCGCACCGCGAATGATACGAAGCGGGCCAGCGGCGTCAGCCCGTGATCGCGCACGGCACGCTCGGACGCCAGGATCAGCGCGCCGGCGCCATCGGAGGTCTGCGAGCTGTTGCCCGCGGTGACGCTGCCACGCGCCGCGAACACGGGTTTCAAGCGTGCCAGGGCTTCGATGGAGGTATCCCGCCTGGGCCCTTCGTCGCGCAGGAATTCGCCTTGCGCGATGGCGATCTCGCCCGATTGAAGGTCGGCCTGGCGCGCGACGACGGGCACGGGCGTGATCTCGGCGTCGAATTCGCCGGCATCCTGCGCCGCAATGGCACGCTGGTGCGAACGCAGGGCGTAGGCGTCCTGGGCTTCGCGCGTGACCTTCCATTGGGCGGCCACGCGTTCGGCGGTCAGGCCCATGCCGTAGGCGATGCCGACGTCTTCGTCATCGGCGAAGATGCGCGGCGAAAACGAGGGGGCAAAACCCATCATGGGCACCTGGCTGAGCGACTCGGTGCCGCCGGCGATGACGACATCGGCTTCGCCAACGCGGATACGGTCGGCGGCCATGGCGATGGCGCTCAGACCGGACGCGCAGAAGCGGTTGACGGTGATGCCCGGTACGCGGTCCGGCAGGCCCGCCAGCAGGACCGCGATGCGCGCGACATTCAGGCCTTGCGCGCCTTCCGGCCGCGCGCAGCCGATGATGGCGTCATCAATGGCGGCGGGGTCCAGCGTAGAGGCCTGGGCCAGCGCGGCGCGCAGGATGTCGGCCAGCAGTTCGTCCGGCCGGGTGTTGCGCAGCGCGCCCTTGGGGGCCTTGCCCACCGGCGATCGGGTGGCGGCGACGATATAGGCGTCTTGCAGGGTTCGGGTCATGTCGGCGTTCCTTTCGTGTGCGGTGGCTGCGATGGCTGCGGTGGCTACGTAGGCCGTCG
This genomic interval from Bordetella genomosp. 8 contains the following:
- a CDS encoding DMT family transporter, whose protein sequence is MRSRDLIDLLVLAAVWGGSFLFMRIGVPEFGPAPLMELRVGLAALALLAVLAWRGGIRAMLRHWKPILWVGAFNAALPFLLYGYAAQRLGAGFLSVSNAVTPMWGAVIGWIWLRDRLPAGRVAGLAIGFMGIVVLVWDKFDFSDGGTGLPVIAALLAPLCYGVAANSTKRYLAGVDALSGATGSMVSAALLLMPFAIWTWPAEPVSAQAWAATIALALVCTAIAYVMFFRLIASVGPTAAVSVTFLVPVFGVLWGTLLLDETVTATMLLGAAVILVGTALSLGLVGRPRTARA
- a CDS encoding acetyl-CoA C-acyltransferase; amino-acid sequence: MTRTLQDAYIVAATRSPVGKAPKGALRNTRPDELLADILRAALAQASTLDPAAIDDAIIGCARPEGAQGLNVARIAVLLAGLPDRVPGITVNRFCASGLSAIAMAADRIRVGEADVVIAGGTESLSQVPMMGFAPSFSPRIFADDEDVGIAYGMGLTAERVAAQWKVTREAQDAYALRSHQRAIAAQDAGEFDAEITPVPVVARQADLQSGEIAIAQGEFLRDEGPRRDTSIEALARLKPVFAARGSVTAGNSSQTSDGAGALILASERAVRDHGLTPLARFVSFAVRGVAPELMGIGPREAIPAVLKQAGLSQQDIDWIELNEAFAAQSLAVIGDLGLDPEKVNPLGGAIALGHPLGATGAIRAATVVHGLRRRQAKYGMVTMCVGTGMGAAGIFERV